From the Caballeronia sp. NK8 genome, one window contains:
- the ada gene encoding bifunctional DNA-binding transcriptional regulator/O6-methylguanine-DNA methyltransferase Ada — MKTVTNPVFSSDETRWQAVVDRDEHADGAFFFAVRTTGVFCRPSCASRAPRRENVEFFPTTDAAVAAGYRACKRCQPTSLPRELAIVERACKVLDADPQQRMTLAQLSDAVHVSPFHLQRLFSRIVGISPRQYQAAQRAGVLRDALQRGRDVTRATHDAGFGSPSRMYEAVPAELGMTPSAYRRQGAGLTVRYSTAATPLGTVIVAATDKGVCKIAFGDDADTLVGQLAADFAQAERVEDAAKMEPFIAQIRAYLQGTRERFDLPLDIGATAFQRRVWDALRRIPYGQTRSYTDIAATLGSPRAVRAVANACGSNPVALAIPCHRVIGKDGAISGYRWGTPRKEALLETERAHNEANKVA, encoded by the coding sequence ATGAAAACCGTAACCAACCCTGTCTTTTCATCCGATGAAACCCGCTGGCAAGCCGTCGTCGATCGCGACGAGCATGCCGACGGCGCTTTCTTCTTCGCCGTACGCACAACCGGCGTGTTCTGCCGGCCCTCGTGCGCGTCGCGGGCGCCGCGTCGTGAAAACGTCGAATTCTTCCCGACGACCGATGCAGCCGTCGCCGCCGGATACCGCGCCTGCAAGCGCTGCCAGCCGACCAGCCTGCCGCGCGAACTCGCCATCGTCGAGCGCGCGTGCAAGGTGCTCGACGCCGATCCGCAGCAGCGCATGACGCTCGCCCAGTTGAGCGATGCCGTGCATGTCAGCCCGTTCCATCTGCAGCGCCTTTTTTCGCGGATCGTCGGCATCTCGCCGCGTCAGTATCAGGCGGCGCAACGCGCGGGCGTGCTGCGCGACGCGTTGCAGCGCGGCCGCGACGTGACGCGCGCGACGCACGACGCCGGTTTCGGCTCGCCGTCGCGCATGTACGAGGCCGTGCCTGCCGAGCTCGGCATGACGCCGTCCGCGTACAGGCGCCAGGGCGCGGGACTGACCGTGCGCTATTCGACCGCCGCGACGCCGCTCGGCACGGTGATCGTCGCCGCGACGGACAAGGGCGTCTGCAAGATCGCGTTCGGCGACGATGCAGATACGCTCGTCGGACAGCTCGCCGCCGATTTCGCGCAGGCCGAACGCGTCGAGGATGCTGCGAAGATGGAGCCGTTCATCGCGCAGATTCGCGCGTATCTGCAAGGCACGCGCGAGCGCTTCGACTTGCCGCTCGACATCGGCGCGACGGCTTTCCAGCGGCGCGTGTGGGACGCGTTGCGGCGTATCCCGTATGGTCAGACGCGCAGTTACACGGACATCGCGGCCACGCTCGGCTCGCCTCGCGCGGTGCGCGCGGTAGCCAACGCATGCGGCTCGAATCCCGTGGCCCTCGCGATTCCGTGCCATCGCGTGATCGGCAAGGATGGCGCGATCTCGGGCTATCGCTGGGGCACGCCGCGCAAGGAAGCGCTGCTCGAAACCGAACGCGCCCACAACGAAGCCAACAAGGTCGCATGA